A genome region from Deltaproteobacteria bacterium includes the following:
- the thiL gene encoding thiamine-phosphate kinase, translated as MKLRDLGEFPFLRRLQQRVPRDARVQLGIGDDCAALSLPGTTLLTTDTLIENVHFRREWTTFSLLGEKAFAVNASDISAMGGEPTFALLSLSVPQDTEVADLDAFFDGFLRATESSHTSLIGGNMSAAPCWMIAVTLLGHAPHGILTRAGAHIGDDVYVTGTLGDAAVGLRALQQGQVGVHAEEVKARFRCPPSRLAISRSLAEQHLATAMIDVSDGLLQDLGHICEASKVGAEIEGERLPLSSSYRALCGERDWNLALTGGEDYELLFTVPVERRDAISEIAQAVSVPVTRIGRITVHAQGIGVRMADGSMYTLSQAGYDHFHKE; from the coding sequence ATGAAGCTACGTGACCTTGGTGAGTTTCCCTTTCTCCGCCGGTTGCAACAACGCGTGCCGCGTGATGCACGTGTGCAGCTTGGTATCGGGGATGATTGTGCAGCGTTGTCTCTTCCTGGCACGACCTTACTGACAACAGACACGTTGATCGAGAATGTCCACTTTCGCCGTGAGTGGACGACCTTTTCACTCCTTGGTGAGAAAGCTTTTGCAGTGAATGCCAGCGATATATCCGCGATGGGGGGAGAACCAACCTTTGCTCTCCTGAGCTTGAGTGTCCCGCAAGATACCGAGGTTGCAGATCTCGACGCGTTCTTTGACGGTTTCCTCCGTGCTACAGAGTCTAGTCACACTTCGTTAATTGGTGGCAACATGAGTGCGGCACCGTGTTGGATGATCGCTGTTACGCTCCTAGGCCATGCTCCACACGGTATACTTACACGGGCTGGAGCTCACATTGGCGATGATGTGTATGTGACAGGAACGTTGGGCGATGCTGCGGTGGGTTTACGCGCCCTACAACAGGGACAGGTCGGCGTACACGCTGAAGAAGTGAAAGCGCGTTTTCGTTGTCCGCCGAGTCGACTTGCTATTAGTCGATCCTTAGCGGAGCAACATCTCGCCACCGCGATGATCGATGTGAGCGATGGATTGCTGCAAGACCTCGGGCACATCTGCGAGGCAAGTAAAGTCGGAGCAGAGATTGAGGGGGAGCGACTCCCCTTATCTTCCAGTTATCGTGCGTTGTGTGGCGAACGCGATTGGAACCTGGCTCTCACTGGTGGTGAAGATTACGAGCTGTTGTTTACTGTCCCGGTAGAGCGCCGTGACGCGATTTCCGAGATTGCTCAGGCGGTGTCAGTGCCTGTGACGCGTATTGGCCGTATCACGGTACACGCGCAGGGTATTGGAGTGCGCATGGCTGATGGTAGTATGTATACGCTGTCACAAGCGGGATACGACCATTTCCATAAGGAATAA
- the larB gene encoding nickel pincer cofactor biosynthesis protein LarB codes for MDRTRLHELLTQVRDGTVDVERALDTLKTLPFEDLGFARVDHHRALRKGFPEVIFGQGKTARQISEIAQRIAANGQHALITRLDEQKAQEVCTAIPTLRYYTDARIGALGEPPTPPAGQGTILVVAAGTADLPVAEEAVVTAELMANKVERLYDVGVAGLHRLLSSVEKLFSASVVIVVAGMEGALPSVIGGLVDRPVIAVPTSIGYGANFHGLAALLAMLNSCATGVTVVNIDNGFGAAASATLMNRKHA; via the coding sequence ATGGATCGCACGCGGCTCCATGAACTACTCACTCAGGTTCGAGATGGCACGGTTGATGTCGAACGTGCCCTTGATACCCTCAAGACCTTACCCTTTGAAGATCTCGGCTTTGCTCGGGTCGACCACCATCGTGCTCTCCGTAAGGGCTTCCCGGAGGTGATTTTTGGCCAGGGAAAGACGGCACGTCAGATTAGCGAGATCGCACAGCGTATCGCAGCCAATGGGCAACACGCTCTCATTACACGATTAGATGAACAAAAAGCACAAGAGGTGTGTACGGCAATTCCCACTCTGCGTTATTACACCGATGCTCGTATTGGCGCCCTTGGCGAACCACCGACTCCTCCTGCGGGACAAGGGACGATACTCGTAGTTGCTGCAGGAACCGCTGATCTTCCGGTGGCAGAAGAGGCGGTGGTGACAGCAGAGCTGATGGCAAACAAGGTTGAGCGCTTATATGATGTAGGCGTGGCGGGTTTGCATCGGTTACTGAGTAGCGTTGAAAAGCTCTTCTCGGCTTCGGTTGTGATCGTGGTTGCTGGCATGGAGGGTGCGCTCCCCAGTGTCATTGGTGGATTAGTCGACCGCCCGGTCATTGCCGTTCCAACCAGTATTGGTTATGGCGCGAATTTTCATGGATTGGCCGCGCTGCTCGCTATGCTGAATTCCTGTGCTACTGGGGTAACGGTTGTCAACATAGATAATGGCTTTGGCGCGGCAGCTTCGGCTACGTTGATGAACCGCAAACATGCCTGA
- a CDS encoding AarF/ABC1/UbiB kinase family protein: MPEKTKSPRITKGRAKRALQVGSLTTSVGSSYVWHALKRPFQSPATKDQELFDLHLKNAMRIVESSRELRGAFMKLVQMLSMRDDIFPTEALNILSVVQSSVPPMEYSLIREQIKTELGKYPEQLFKTFDHDAFAAASLGQVHKATLKNGKTVVVKVQYPGVDETVEQDLKNLKALLQVFTTMTRDVLRQKFDASEIYQEMEERLREELDYVNEANNLALFQRLFADDTEVIIPRVYPDFSARRVLTMAHVEGYKLQDMFSAGVDQSLKDWLSVKYFQITWRQIIEFGVLHTDPHPGNYLVTYHPKIAMLDFGSVRIFPEEIRKGYLALASAILDRDERTMEACFITLGYLNAGEDPKPLVKIMHLIFEPVLEDRVYDPHEFDSVSKTVEITNIGIENRVFNAPGHRLFLVRALWGLDSYIHQWRTITNWHRVFRECVARVKR, translated from the coding sequence ATGCCTGAAAAAACCAAATCGCCACGCATCACCAAAGGCCGTGCGAAACGGGCATTGCAAGTGGGTTCGCTCACGACCTCGGTTGGCAGTAGCTATGTGTGGCATGCGCTCAAGCGTCCCTTTCAATCGCCTGCGACCAAAGACCAAGAGCTGTTTGACCTTCATCTGAAAAATGCCATGCGCATCGTGGAAAGCTCGCGTGAATTACGCGGTGCTTTCATGAAGCTCGTGCAGATGCTCAGTATGCGCGATGATATTTTTCCGACCGAGGCTCTCAACATCCTCTCGGTTGTTCAATCGTCTGTCCCACCGATGGAATACTCCCTCATTCGTGAACAAATCAAAACCGAATTAGGAAAGTATCCCGAGCAATTATTCAAGACGTTTGACCACGATGCCTTTGCCGCGGCGTCCCTTGGGCAGGTCCACAAAGCAACACTCAAAAATGGCAAGACGGTCGTTGTCAAAGTGCAATATCCTGGGGTTGACGAGACCGTCGAGCAAGACCTCAAAAACCTGAAAGCGCTTCTGCAAGTCTTTACCACGATGACCCGCGATGTCCTGCGCCAGAAGTTCGATGCCAGCGAGATTTATCAGGAGATGGAAGAGCGGCTGCGTGAAGAATTGGATTATGTGAACGAGGCTAACAATCTTGCGCTCTTTCAACGGTTATTTGCGGATGATACGGAAGTGATCATTCCGCGTGTTTATCCTGATTTTTCTGCGCGTCGCGTTCTGACCATGGCGCATGTGGAAGGCTACAAACTGCAAGACATGTTTTCGGCAGGGGTGGATCAATCGCTCAAAGACTGGTTGTCGGTCAAATACTTTCAGATCACTTGGCGACAGATCATTGAATTCGGTGTGTTACATACCGATCCGCATCCAGGGAATTACCTTGTTACCTATCATCCAAAGATCGCCATGCTCGACTTTGGCAGTGTGCGCATCTTTCCCGAGGAAATTCGCAAAGGGTACCTTGCGCTTGCCAGCGCGATTCTTGATCGTGACGAGCGCACGATGGAAGCATGTTTCATCACTCTCGGTTATCTCAATGCCGGTGAAGATCCCAAACCACTGGTGAAAATCATGCATTTGATTTTCGAACCCGTGCTGGAAGATCGCGTCTACGACCCGCACGAGTTCGACTCGGTGAGCAAGACGGTGGAGATTACCAACATCGGCATTGAGAACCGTGTGTTCAACGCACCTGGTCACCGCTTGTTTCTTGTCCGTGCCTTGTGGGGGCTCGACTCCTACATCCATCAGTGGCGTACGATTACCAACTGGCATCGTGTGTTTCGCGAGTGTGTAGCGCGGGTGAAACGTTAA
- a CDS encoding DUF3426 domain-containing protein — protein MKASVVAVVWSLTWLSFPLPLANALDVPQLPDAVAPVSGSLVVLPEAGIQVITHRGEWGAFFGSGGGGESFFLIAGEFENTSGKPLTYVKMQFELLNKDGTVVLRDFGYNRKAEALREEEYENGKKTLADMKIEQLPAGAKEGFRFFFFKSDAPEFRSYRVRFLEIR, from the coding sequence ATGAAAGCATCCGTCGTTGCCGTGGTCTGGTCGCTGACCTGGCTGTCGTTTCCGCTGCCTCTCGCCAATGCGCTTGATGTTCCCCAACTTCCTGACGCGGTGGCACCAGTTTCAGGTTCACTCGTTGTTCTTCCAGAAGCTGGCATTCAGGTCATTACCCACCGTGGAGAATGGGGGGCATTTTTCGGGAGCGGGGGGGGTGGAGAGTCCTTCTTTCTCATCGCCGGGGAGTTCGAAAATACGTCAGGCAAGCCGCTCACCTATGTAAAGATGCAATTTGAATTATTGAACAAGGATGGCACCGTAGTGCTTCGCGACTTTGGCTATAATCGCAAAGCCGAAGCTCTGCGTGAAGAAGAATACGAAAACGGCAAGAAAACGCTCGCGGATATGAAAATTGAACAACTACCAGCCGGAGCAAAGGAGGGATTCCGCTTCTTCTTCTTTAAGTCAGACGCGCCAGAGTTCCGTTCGTATCGCGTCCGATTTCTTGAGATTCGGTAA